A window from Methylocystis sp. MJC1 encodes these proteins:
- a CDS encoding cupin domain-containing protein, protein MTIVVSKENAEHYVWGASCDGWRLVDRADLSVIHERMPCGSAETRHFHQKARQFFFVLAGELSIEVAGTVCVVAAGRGLEIAPGAPHRVVNAGADVAEFLVVSQPTTRGDRNEG, encoded by the coding sequence GTGACGATCGTCGTCAGCAAGGAAAACGCCGAGCATTATGTCTGGGGCGCGAGCTGTGACGGCTGGCGCCTCGTTGATCGCGCCGATCTGAGCGTCATCCACGAGCGCATGCCGTGCGGGAGCGCCGAGACCCGGCATTTCCACCAGAAGGCGCGCCAGTTCTTCTTTGTTCTGGCCGGGGAGCTCTCGATCGAGGTCGCGGGGACCGTCTGCGTGGTCGCTGCCGGGCGGGGCCTCGAGATCGCGCCGGGCGCGCCGCATCGCGTCGTCAACGCCGGCGCCGACGTCGCAGAATTTCTGGTCGTTTCTCAGCCAACTACGCGCGGCGATAGAAACGAAGGCTGA
- the guaB gene encoding IMP dehydrogenase, whose protein sequence is MARLPITLTEALTFDDVLLRPGHSRVMPSTVDITTRLTREITLNLPIVSAAMDTVTEARLAIAMAQAGGIGVIHQNLTPSDQAAEVRKVKRYESGMVVDPITIFPDATLADALYLMAQNGISGIPVVERGATSGKGKLVGILTNRDVRFAQDKRQPIAELMTKNLVTVREGVGQDEAQRLLHEHRIEKLLVVDADYHCVGLVTVKDIEKATQHPNACKDPEGRLRVAAASTVGDYGYERALQLIDAGADCIVIDTAHGHSQAVIDQVARVKRENNKVQIIAGNIATAEAAKALIDAGADAIKVGIGPGSICTTRIVAGVGVPQLTAIMEASEEARKADVPVIGDGGVKYSGDLAKAVAAGAEVVMMGSLFAGTEESPGEVFLYQGRSFKAYRGMGSVGAMVAGSATRYFQGDVKDQLKLVPEGIEGQVPYRGPIAPILYQLAGGLRSAMGYVGAPTIREFQEKAQFVRITNAGLRESHVHDVSITRESPNYPTGV, encoded by the coding sequence ATGGCCCGTCTGCCCATCACGTTGACCGAAGCGCTTACTTTCGACGACGTGTTGTTGCGGCCCGGTCACTCCCGCGTGATGCCCTCGACCGTCGACATCACGACGCGCCTCACCCGCGAGATCACGCTCAATCTGCCGATCGTCTCCGCCGCCATGGATACGGTGACCGAGGCGCGTCTCGCCATCGCCATGGCCCAGGCCGGCGGCATCGGCGTCATCCACCAAAATCTCACGCCCTCGGATCAGGCCGCCGAAGTGCGCAAGGTCAAGCGCTACGAGAGCGGCATGGTGGTCGATCCGATCACCATCTTCCCCGACGCGACGCTCGCCGACGCGCTGTATCTTATGGCGCAGAACGGCATCTCGGGCATTCCCGTCGTCGAGCGCGGCGCGACGAGCGGCAAGGGCAAGCTCGTCGGCATTCTCACCAACCGCGACGTTCGCTTCGCGCAGGACAAGCGCCAGCCGATCGCCGAGCTGATGACCAAGAATCTCGTCACCGTGCGCGAAGGCGTGGGCCAGGACGAGGCGCAGCGTCTTCTTCACGAGCACCGCATCGAGAAGCTCCTGGTCGTCGACGCCGATTATCACTGCGTCGGCCTGGTGACCGTGAAGGACATCGAAAAGGCGACGCAACACCCGAACGCCTGCAAAGATCCGGAAGGGCGCCTGCGCGTCGCCGCCGCATCGACTGTCGGCGACTATGGTTATGAGCGCGCGCTGCAGCTCATCGACGCCGGCGCGGATTGCATCGTCATCGACACCGCGCATGGCCATTCGCAGGCGGTCATCGATCAGGTCGCGCGCGTCAAGCGCGAGAACAACAAGGTCCAGATCATCGCCGGCAACATTGCGACCGCCGAGGCCGCCAAAGCGCTGATCGACGCGGGCGCCGACGCCATCAAGGTCGGCATCGGGCCGGGCTCGATCTGCACCACGCGCATCGTCGCGGGCGTGGGCGTGCCGCAGCTCACGGCGATCATGGAGGCGTCGGAAGAAGCCCGCAAAGCCGACGTGCCGGTGATCGGCGACGGCGGCGTGAAATATTCGGGCGATCTCGCCAAGGCGGTCGCCGCGGGCGCCGAGGTGGTGATGATGGGCTCGCTCTTCGCGGGCACGGAGGAATCGCCCGGCGAGGTGTTCCTCTATCAGGGCCGCTCCTTCAAGGCCTATCGCGGCATGGGCTCGGTCGGCGCCATGGTGGCGGGCTCGGCCACGCGCTATTTCCAGGGCGACGTGAAGGATCAGCTCAAGCTCGTGCCTGAAGGCATCGAGGGGCAGGTGCCCTATCGCGGCCCGATCGCGCCCATTCTCTACCAGCTCGCCGGCGGGCTGCGCTCGGCCATGGGCTATGTGGGCGCGCCGACGATCCGCGAATTCCAGGAGAAGGCGCAATTCGTGCGCATCACCAACGCGGGCCTGCGCGAAAGCCATGTGCACGACGTCTCGATCACCCGCGAGAGCCCGAATTATCCCACAGGGGTGTGA
- a CDS encoding cytochrome-c peroxidase → MSALRFAVTGAMLLFPVLAHAGDLRADANAVFKPIDAASVNSVVKNNAITPAKIELGHKLFFDPRLSKSQIISCNSCHNLGTGGVDTGPTSIGHGWAKGPRRAPSVLNAVFNVAQFWDGRAVDLKAQAKGPVQADVEMNNTPAAVEATLKSMPAYVVEFKAAFPNDTNPVSFDNMANAIEAFEATLTTPNAKFDKFLAGDANALNDTEKKGLRLFIDKGCSGCHSGVNVGGNGYFPFGVAEKPDAAILPVADRGRAKVTNSDADAFAFRSAPLRNVALRAPYFHSGAVWTLEEAVDVMAKSQLGASLSHDENAAIVAFLNALTGDQPKVSYPILPARTKDTPRPQ, encoded by the coding sequence ATGTCCGCACTTCGGTTCGCCGTGACCGGCGCGATGCTGCTATTTCCCGTATTGGCTCACGCTGGCGACCTGCGCGCCGACGCCAATGCGGTCTTCAAGCCGATCGACGCCGCGAGCGTCAACTCGGTCGTCAAGAACAACGCCATCACCCCCGCCAAGATCGAGCTCGGCCACAAGTTGTTCTTCGATCCCCGCCTGTCGAAGAGCCAGATCATCAGCTGTAACAGCTGCCATAATCTCGGCACGGGCGGCGTCGACACCGGCCCCACCTCGATTGGTCATGGCTGGGCCAAGGGCCCGCGCCGCGCGCCGAGCGTGCTCAACGCCGTCTTCAACGTCGCCCAGTTCTGGGACGGCCGCGCCGTCGACCTCAAGGCGCAGGCCAAGGGCCCGGTTCAGGCCGACGTCGAGATGAACAATACGCCGGCCGCCGTCGAGGCGACGCTGAAGAGCATGCCGGCCTATGTCGTCGAGTTCAAGGCGGCCTTCCCGAACGACACCAACCCGGTCAGCTTCGACAATATGGCGAACGCCATCGAGGCTTTCGAGGCCACGCTGACGACGCCGAACGCCAAGTTCGACAAGTTCCTGGCGGGCGACGCCAACGCCCTCAACGACACCGAGAAGAAGGGCCTACGCCTGTTCATCGACAAGGGCTGCAGCGGCTGCCACAGCGGCGTGAACGTCGGCGGCAACGGCTACTTCCCCTTCGGCGTCGCCGAGAAGCCCGATGCGGCGATCCTGCCCGTCGCCGACCGCGGCCGCGCCAAGGTCACGAACAGCGACGCCGACGCCTTCGCCTTCCGCTCGGCCCCGCTGCGCAACGTCGCCCTGCGCGCGCCTTACTTCCATAGCGGGGCCGTTTGGACGCTGGAGGAGGCCGTCGACGTCATGGCGAAGAGCCAGCTCGGAGCGTCCTTGTCGCACGACGAGAACGCCGCCATTGTGGCTTTCCTCAACGCGTTGACCGGCGACCAACCGAAGGTCTCCTATCCGATCCTGCCGGCGCGCACCAAGGACACGCCGCGTCCGCAGTAA